In Legionella lytica, one genomic interval encodes:
- a CDS encoding bifunctional methionine sulfoxide reductase B/A protein yields the protein MNDYLDKTASLTPLAKRVICDKATEYPHTGAYNQVVTQGTYLCRRCGLALFRGSSQFSSGCGWPSFDANIVQAVKQVPDSDGRRMEILCERCDAHLGHVFTGEYFTQNNLRHCVNSASIDFIADNRVLDTEEAIVAGGCFWGVEHFLKLIPGVLKVESGYTGGVTLDPSYEQICQGNTGHYEAVRVIYDKAQTDYHQVLKRFFEIHDPTQKLGQGPDIGQQYQSAVFYYNQEQLDEAELLMQMLQKRGYQVATHLLPVQTFWQAEDYHQDYYAKHHKIPYCHQPVERFS from the coding sequence ATGAATGATTATCTTGATAAAACTGCCAGTTTAACGCCTTTAGCAAAGCGGGTAATTTGTGACAAAGCCACAGAATATCCGCACACAGGGGCTTATAATCAAGTAGTTACTCAAGGTACTTATTTATGTCGACGCTGCGGCTTGGCACTTTTTCGTGGCTCAAGCCAATTCAGCTCTGGTTGCGGTTGGCCTAGTTTTGATGCGAATATTGTGCAGGCTGTGAAACAAGTTCCCGATAGCGATGGCAGACGCATGGAAATTCTTTGCGAGCGCTGTGATGCACATTTAGGGCACGTGTTTACTGGCGAATACTTTACCCAAAACAATTTACGCCATTGTGTTAATTCCGCTTCCATTGATTTTATTGCTGATAACAGAGTTTTAGATACCGAGGAGGCCATTGTTGCTGGCGGCTGTTTTTGGGGTGTAGAGCATTTTTTAAAGTTGATTCCTGGGGTATTGAAGGTTGAGTCTGGTTACACTGGTGGTGTGACCTTAGACCCCAGTTATGAGCAAATCTGTCAAGGCAATACCGGACATTATGAGGCCGTACGCGTTATTTATGATAAGGCGCAAACAGATTACCACCAGGTGTTGAAACGTTTTTTTGAAATTCATGACCCAACTCAAAAATTGGGACAAGGCCCTGATATTGGACAGCAGTATCAGAGCGCGGTGTTTTATTATAATCAAGAACAATTAGATGAGGCTGAGCTCTTGATGCAAATGCTTCAAAAGCGTGGCTATCAAGTGGCAACACACCTATTGCCGGTGCAGACATTTTGGCAGGCAGAAGATTATCATCAAGATTATTATGCCAAACATCATAAGATCCCTTATTGTCATCAACCCGTAGAGCGTTTTTCGTAA
- a CDS encoding ABC transporter permease — protein sequence MNFKRLVQQALVNLTAAKLRSFLAVLGILVGTAAVVALISCGQLATEKALEQFKALGTDLLAVAVYQKEPSKSPSQASSLSIDQWQQLSELIPYIKDIAPYSTAFQPMSFQGKTMQGALIGADEHLAKIIKIKLAQGHFVSFVESFEHYCVIGDGLAQQIKQISFDDPIGKQVRIGQSLYTIIGIAERWKENGFFNEDVNQAVIIPLAGMNLVSKDAKINNAVLELRADSPIDQIIVDIKQLISSFSPKLSVFPRSAKQIIASMESQGHIFTLLLGVIGGISLLVGGIGVMNVMLVSVSERKKEIGIRKAVGARNSDIQALFLAESVMLSLVGGVLGVILGLIFTWIVAYFSGWNFTIYLLPPLAGFMVSAATGIFFGFYPARRASKLEPVVSLRSE from the coding sequence ATGAACTTCAAACGTCTTGTCCAACAGGCTTTAGTTAATTTAACAGCGGCAAAGCTACGCTCTTTTTTAGCTGTTTTAGGTATTTTAGTGGGAACTGCCGCCGTGGTGGCTTTAATCAGTTGCGGGCAATTAGCTACGGAAAAAGCTTTAGAGCAATTTAAAGCCTTGGGAACGGATTTATTAGCGGTTGCTGTTTATCAAAAAGAACCAAGCAAATCGCCAAGCCAGGCGAGTTCATTATCCATTGATCAATGGCAACAACTTTCTGAACTTATCCCTTATATTAAAGACATAGCTCCCTACAGCACGGCTTTTCAGCCAATGAGTTTTCAGGGTAAAACCATGCAAGGGGCGCTGATTGGTGCTGATGAGCATTTAGCCAAAATTATAAAAATTAAACTGGCCCAAGGCCATTTTGTGTCTTTTGTGGAGTCGTTTGAGCATTATTGTGTGATTGGTGATGGTTTGGCCCAGCAAATTAAACAGATTAGTTTCGATGATCCAATTGGCAAGCAGGTACGCATAGGCCAGTCTCTTTATACCATTATTGGGATTGCCGAACGGTGGAAGGAAAATGGTTTTTTTAATGAGGACGTAAACCAAGCGGTGATCATTCCCTTGGCAGGTATGAACTTAGTAAGTAAAGATGCCAAAATAAATAATGCAGTATTGGAGTTAAGAGCGGATAGCCCTATTGATCAAATCATCGTTGACATAAAGCAACTCATTAGCTCCTTTTCCCCAAAGCTAAGTGTGTTTCCACGCAGCGCTAAACAAATTATTGCCAGCATGGAGAGCCAAGGCCATATTTTTACTTTATTGCTGGGAGTGATTGGCGGAATTTCTCTTTTGGTTGGCGGTATTGGGGTAATGAATGTCATGTTGGTTTCCGTAAGCGAACGAAAAAAGGAAATTGGTATTCGCAAAGCGGTGGGAGCCCGAAATAGCGACATCCAAGCTTTATTTCTAGCCGAGTCGGTCATGCTTTCTTTAGTGGGAGGCGTTCTCGGAGTGATTCTGGGATTAATTTTTACTTGGATCGTTGCCTATTTTAGTGGATGGAATTTTACCATTTACCTATTACCACCGCTGGCAGGGTTCATGGTTTCAGCCGCCACCGGTATTTTCTTCGGCTTTTACCCTGCTCGCCGCGCCTCAAAACTAGAGCCTGTAGTCTCCCTACGCAGTGAATAA
- a CDS encoding lytic murein transglycosylase: MHQIAFAQQQSWNQWVAEVRTEALAQGIPPEVFDSAFAGIREPSHAIKGLLKSQPEHRLTFMKYRSTRVDNYRIAIGRKEFKKNQAILEDIAKKYGVNPCFIVSFWGMETSYGTYMGNFPVIKALATLAYDSNRKDFFRKELFIALRILNEGHVSLADFKGEWAGASGQPQFLPSSWVRYAVDYDGDGHRDIWKSKPDVFASIANYMKQNGWQTDEPWAIQVKLPKNFDRALEGKTTIKPVSEWASLGVLTEDGKPLPHQNLNASIVEPYGGPTFMAFPNYKMILHYNNSIYYAGAVGYLADKICQAQPR, encoded by the coding sequence ATGCATCAAATTGCTTTCGCACAACAGCAAAGTTGGAATCAATGGGTTGCGGAGGTACGTACTGAGGCTTTAGCTCAAGGCATTCCTCCAGAGGTTTTTGATAGTGCTTTTGCCGGAATCCGGGAACCCAGCCATGCCATTAAAGGGCTTTTAAAGTCACAGCCTGAACATCGGTTGACCTTTATGAAATACCGCAGCACTCGAGTGGATAATTACCGAATTGCAATTGGGCGCAAAGAATTTAAAAAGAACCAAGCCATACTTGAAGATATAGCGAAAAAATATGGAGTAAATCCTTGTTTTATTGTTTCTTTTTGGGGAATGGAAACCAGTTATGGCACCTACATGGGTAATTTCCCAGTGATTAAAGCCTTAGCTACGTTGGCTTATGATTCAAACCGTAAAGACTTCTTCCGTAAAGAATTATTCATTGCCCTACGTATTCTTAATGAAGGCCATGTTAGTTTAGCTGATTTTAAAGGCGAGTGGGCCGGTGCTTCCGGACAACCACAATTTTTACCTTCCAGCTGGGTTAGATATGCAGTGGATTATGATGGTGATGGTCACCGTGATATTTGGAAAAGTAAACCAGATGTCTTTGCTTCCATCGCGAATTACATGAAACAAAATGGCTGGCAAACAGATGAGCCCTGGGCTATTCAAGTTAAGTTACCTAAGAATTTTGATCGTGCATTGGAAGGTAAAACTACGATTAAACCAGTAAGTGAATGGGCTTCTTTGGGGGTACTTACAGAAGATGGCAAACCATTGCCTCATCAAAACTTAAATGCAAGTATTGTTGAGCCTTATGGCGGTCCTACATTTATGGCTTTCCCTAACTATAAGATGATTTTGCACTATAATAATTCTATCTATTATGCAGGAGCCGTAGGTTACTTAGCGGATAAAATCTGCCAAGCACAACCACGATAA
- a CDS encoding ABC transporter ATP-binding protein, with protein sequence MSSRSSVAKPLMSLSNIVKTYHLEGISSTVLKEVSLTVSEGELLAIVGASGSGKSTLMNIIGLLDKADTGTYLLNERNVSALSDDELAAVRNQHIGFVFQQFNLLPRFNAMQNVALPLIYRGTPSTEINDKVLAALEHVGMARYAHHRPTQLSGGQQQRVAIARALVTEPQVILADEPTGALDSRTGTEVMNLFLSLHAQGRTIIMITHDEHIASLCRRQITLADGAVVAENLP encoded by the coding sequence ATGAGTAGCCGGTCTTCGGTGGCTAAACCTTTAATGAGTCTGAGTAATATTGTAAAGACTTATCATCTTGAAGGTATCAGCTCCACCGTATTAAAAGAAGTCTCTTTGACTGTTTCAGAAGGTGAGCTCTTAGCCATTGTAGGGGCATCTGGCTCAGGCAAATCGACTTTAATGAATATTATCGGTTTATTAGATAAGGCAGATACAGGAACCTACTTGCTTAATGAGCGGAATGTGTCGGCATTAAGTGATGATGAGCTGGCTGCTGTACGTAATCAGCATATAGGTTTTGTCTTTCAGCAATTTAATTTGTTACCCCGTTTTAATGCTATGCAAAATGTAGCGCTGCCATTAATTTATCGAGGTACTCCGAGCACAGAAATCAACGACAAAGTTTTAGCCGCTTTAGAGCATGTTGGTATGGCCCGTTACGCACATCACCGTCCTACTCAATTGTCCGGTGGCCAGCAACAACGGGTTGCTATTGCGCGTGCGTTGGTGACTGAACCACAGGTCATTCTAGCGGATGAACCCACAGGAGCTTTAGATTCTCGCACTGGCACAGAAGTGATGAATTTATTTTTAAGCTTGCATGCCCAAGGCCGTACGATCATTATGATTACCCATGATGAGCATATTGCTTCCCTATGTCGACGGCAAATCACTCTGGCTGATGGTGCCGTGGTGGCGGAGAATTTGCCATGA
- a CDS encoding cytochrome B6: MLKKSLGLAVLTGSIFSVSYADKPATDALTPTANNNVPTSYAPVAIHESFQSILQRMSAAKQEVEAKQQELLKQRYDLSNKPSPTAKMSNGKAVQEGVRVKLPAGVTWEKLGQMSPEEIKKQGLFPAGFLPLPHPHHAEGGMVFPKFAIDEINKQENRDLTRFDLDFDIPDHFLPPFPAPMFLTTHPELGDVSKGKLVTIDNYYELFNGILNPKQIEGLRLLLTPFPQQQFNQTEDRRSLKPSRGVACFDCHANGHTNKATHLTGEARPQEVRHRVDTPTLRGVNIQRLFGSQRALKTVEDFTEFEQRAAYFDGDPVIATKKGVNILERGSQVHFMSEFQSILDFPPAPKLNWEGKLDPAKATPAEMRGQELFFGKAKCGTCHAAPYYTDNTMHNLQTENFYQPQMVNGMKVVGDGPIKTFPLRGIKDSPPYLHDGRLLTLADTVEFFNLVLQLKLTPEEKADLTAFMEAL; this comes from the coding sequence ATGTTAAAAAAATCTTTAGGATTAGCGGTATTAACAGGCAGTATTTTTTCCGTTTCCTATGCAGATAAGCCTGCTACAGATGCCTTAACTCCTACTGCAAATAATAATGTTCCCACAAGTTATGCTCCAGTCGCTATTCATGAATCCTTTCAAAGTATTTTGCAACGCATGAGTGCAGCAAAACAAGAAGTTGAAGCCAAGCAACAAGAACTGTTAAAACAACGCTATGACTTAAGCAACAAGCCCTCACCAACGGCAAAAATGTCTAATGGGAAAGCAGTTCAAGAGGGCGTGCGTGTTAAATTGCCCGCAGGAGTGACTTGGGAAAAATTAGGACAAATGAGTCCTGAGGAAATTAAAAAACAAGGTTTATTCCCCGCAGGCTTTTTGCCTCTACCTCACCCGCATCATGCTGAGGGTGGAATGGTATTTCCTAAATTTGCTATTGATGAAATTAATAAACAAGAAAATCGAGATTTAACCCGCTTTGATTTGGATTTCGATATCCCTGATCACTTTTTACCCCCATTCCCTGCCCCGATGTTCTTAACTACGCATCCAGAGTTGGGTGATGTATCGAAGGGTAAATTAGTAACCATTGACAACTATTATGAGTTATTTAATGGGATTTTGAATCCGAAGCAAATCGAAGGTTTGCGACTCTTACTGACCCCCTTTCCACAACAACAATTTAACCAAACCGAAGATCGCCGCTCACTAAAACCAAGTCGTGGAGTTGCCTGTTTTGACTGCCATGCGAATGGCCATACGAATAAAGCAACACATTTAACCGGAGAGGCCCGACCACAAGAAGTGCGCCATCGCGTGGATACCCCGACTTTGCGTGGGGTAAATATTCAACGTTTATTTGGTTCTCAACGTGCCTTAAAAACAGTAGAGGATTTTACTGAGTTTGAACAAAGAGCCGCATATTTTGATGGGGATCCAGTTATTGCTACTAAGAAAGGGGTTAACATTTTAGAGCGCGGTAGCCAGGTTCATTTTATGTCAGAGTTCCAATCTATCCTCGATTTTCCTCCAGCACCTAAATTAAACTGGGAAGGAAAGCTTGATCCAGCTAAAGCAACACCTGCTGAAATGCGTGGGCAAGAGCTGTTCTTTGGTAAAGCGAAATGTGGTACTTGTCATGCGGCACCTTATTATACCGACAACACCATGCATAATTTACAGACGGAAAATTTTTATCAGCCGCAAATGGTTAATGGAATGAAAGTTGTCGGTGATGGACCAATTAAAACCTTCCCTCTTAGAGGCATAAAAGACTCTCCTCCTTATCTGCATGATGGTCGTTTGCTGACTTTGGCTGATACCGTGGAGTTCTTCAATTTAGTGTTGCAACTCAAGTTGACTCCAGAGGAAAAAGCAGATTTAACCGCCTTTATGGAAGCATTGTAA